One window of Helicobacter winghamensis ATCC BAA-430 genomic DNA carries:
- the aroC gene encoding chorismate synthase: MNTFGIALKVTTFGESHGAGIGGVIDGLPSGIVLDEEFLQTEMLRRMGGRNLYSTQRKEADRVEILSGVFEGKTTGTPLGFFVQNSANKSKDYDSIKDLFRPGHADFTYFQKYGFRDFRGGGRSSARESVARVAAGAIAKMFLRHFNIKVQSGILSIGAIKGEEVDFNYAKRSEIFALDKKMESKQKEAIMQAKNAHNSIGGVALICASGVPAGLGEPLYYKLDSAIGALMLGLNGVKAVEIGKGVESTLLLGSENNDEMDAQGFLSNHCGGILGGISTGDEIAIKVHFKPTPSIFLPQNTQDIQGNVVECNIKGRHDPCVAVRGSVVCEAQLALILADMLLLNATSKLENLQKLYTL; the protein is encoded by the coding sequence ATGAACACTTTTGGAATCGCGCTTAAGGTTACAACCTTTGGGGAGAGCCACGGAGCTGGGATTGGCGGGGTGATTGATGGGTTACCTTCTGGTATTGTGCTTGATGAAGAATTTTTACAAACAGAAATGCTAAGGCGTATGGGCGGTAGGAATCTTTACTCCACACAACGCAAAGAAGCCGATAGAGTTGAAATTTTAAGCGGTGTATTTGAGGGCAAAACCACAGGCACGCCACTTGGATTTTTTGTCCAAAATTCTGCTAATAAAAGCAAGGATTATGATTCTATTAAGGATTTATTCCGTCCCGGACACGCGGATTTTACTTATTTTCAAAAATATGGATTCCGAGATTTTAGAGGTGGCGGTAGAAGCAGTGCTAGAGAGAGTGTAGCGCGCGTTGCTGCTGGAGCGATTGCTAAAATGTTTTTAAGACATTTTAACATTAAGGTGCAAAGTGGAATCCTAAGCATTGGTGCAATTAAGGGGGAAGAAGTTGATTTTAATTACGCAAAGAGAAGCGAGATTTTTGCCCTAGATAAAAAAATGGAATCCAAACAAAAAGAAGCCATAATGCAAGCAAAAAACGCACATAATAGCATAGGTGGCGTTGCGCTAATTTGTGCTAGTGGAGTGCCAGCAGGACTTGGAGAGCCTTTGTATTACAAGCTTGATAGTGCCATTGGCGCATTAATGCTTGGATTAAATGGGGTTAAGGCGGTAGAAATTGGCAAAGGTGTGGAATCTACACTTTTGCTAGGTTCAGAAAATAATGATGAAATGGACGCTCAAGGGTTTTTAAGTAACCATTGTGGCGGAATTTTAGGAGGAATTAGCACGGGAGATGAAATTGCTATTAAAGTGCATTTTAAGCCTACGCCTAGCATTTTCTTGCCCCAAAACACACAAGATATTCAAGGCAATGTAGTAGAATGCAATATTAAAGGGCGACACGATCCTTGCGTTGCAGTGCGTGGAAGTGTAGTTTGTGAAGCACAACTTGCATTAATTTTAGCGGATATGCTTTTATTAAACGCAACAAGCAAGCTTGAAAATCTACAAAAACTCTATACACTCTAA
- the rnc gene encoding ribonuclease III has product MVNLKHFEKTLGYHFKAQNLLKEALTHKSAKKGTHNERLEFLGDAVLDLIIGEFLYNKFPNSREGELSKMRASMVNEKAFAKIARYLNIGEYLFISNSEEQNNGRKKDSILSNAFEAVIGAIYLESGLDIARNLMHNLLSAVYPSIDLNSLFYDHKTALQELTQAKFGETPEYVLLDSSGPDHNKNFLIGVKIQGKEFAKASGKSKKEAQQICAKIAIEALKG; this is encoded by the coding sequence ATGGTGAATTTAAAACATTTTGAAAAAACATTGGGCTATCACTTTAAGGCGCAAAATTTGCTTAAAGAAGCATTGACACACAAAAGTGCAAAAAAAGGCACACATAACGAACGCTTGGAGTTTTTAGGTGATGCGGTTTTGGATTTGATTATTGGAGAGTTTTTATATAATAAATTCCCAAATTCAAGAGAGGGTGAGCTCTCTAAAATGCGCGCTTCAATGGTTAATGAAAAAGCCTTTGCCAAAATTGCAAGATATTTAAATATTGGTGAGTATCTTTTTATCTCAAATTCTGAAGAGCAAAACAATGGAAGAAAAAAGGATTCTATTTTATCAAATGCCTTTGAAGCAGTTATTGGCGCAATTTATTTAGAAAGTGGCTTAGATATAGCACGCAATTTAATGCATAATCTCTTAAGCGCAGTGTATCCAAGCATTGATTTAAACAGCTTATTTTACGATCATAAAACAGCCCTGCAAGAACTTACGCAAGCAAAGTTTGGAGAAACTCCAGAATATGTTTTGCTAGATTCTAGCGGACCAGATCATAATAAAAACTTTTTAATAGGTGTAAAAATTCAGGGAAAAGAGTTTGCAAAAGCAAGTGGCAAAAGCAAAAAAGAAGCCCAGCAAATTTGTGCAAAAATCGCCATTGAAGCCTTAAAGGGTTAA
- the rpsU gene encoding 30S ribosomal protein S21 translates to MPGIKVRENESFDDAYRKFKKQADRNLVVTESRARRFFEPKTEKRKKQKISARKKMLKRLYMLRRYESRL, encoded by the coding sequence ATGCCAGGTATCAAAGTTAGGGAAAACGAATCTTTTGATGATGCGTATAGAAAGTTTAAAAAACAAGCAGATAGAAACCTTGTTGTAACTGAAAGTCGCGCGAGAAGATTTTTTGAACCAAAAACTGAAAAGCGTAAAAAGCAAAAAATTAGCGCACGCAAGAAAATGCTTAAACGCTTATATATGCTTAGACGCTACGAATCAAGGCTCTAA
- the ccoG gene encoding cytochrome c oxidase accessory protein CcoG, with translation MEQVRNMRQYFKKRYVMYLITTIIVFAIPFIQINGNQIFLLSFDHKQLHLLGVAFDMQELYLMPFLLILMFLSIFFLTTLAGRVWCGWACPQTIFRVLYRDLLETKILRLRKRIENRQLEPDMSLGINKVKKVVAVLIWSLLALVAASNFMWYFVPPADFFTYIQNPLEHKYLLIFLLGIALFLIADIVFIKENFCIYMCPYSRVQSVLYDNDTIMTVYDYKRGGAVFDPKGIKLWKKPETPNAECIGCEACVKICPTHIDIRKGMQLECINCLECSDACTRVMGKLGKETLISWTSPQSIEERQKVRYVRFKTIAYVVALGIVFAGLLAMSSTKENMLLNINRGELSIRDNNIVENSYIFLFQNTSNEDYKFYFEVENNDAIKIKRPSKPFLIKAGEKQKQPVTLYTDKNLAQDAQKNTHIQLQIKAYALDSKEPIEVHRKSVFIYPPSKVINR, from the coding sequence ATGGAACAAGTGCGCAATATGCGACAATATTTCAAAAAACGCTATGTAATGTATCTTATCACAACAATTATTGTTTTTGCGATTCCATTTATCCAAATCAATGGCAATCAAATTTTTCTCTTATCTTTTGATCACAAACAATTGCATTTACTTGGCGTTGCTTTTGATATGCAGGAATTGTATTTAATGCCCTTTTTGTTAATTTTAATGTTTTTATCCATATTCTTTCTAACCACGCTTGCTGGGCGTGTATGGTGTGGCTGGGCGTGTCCGCAAACGATTTTTCGCGTGCTGTATAGGGATTTGCTAGAAACTAAAATTTTACGCTTACGCAAACGAATTGAAAATCGCCAGTTAGAACCTGATATGAGCTTAGGTATTAATAAAGTAAAAAAGGTTGTGGCGGTGTTAATCTGGTCGCTTTTGGCGCTGGTTGCAGCATCAAATTTTATGTGGTATTTCGTGCCACCAGCGGATTTTTTTACCTATATCCAAAATCCACTAGAGCATAAGTATTTGCTGATTTTCTTACTTGGAATCGCACTTTTTTTAATTGCTGATATTGTATTTATCAAGGAAAATTTCTGTATTTATATGTGTCCTTATAGCCGCGTGCAAAGTGTTTTATATGATAATGATACAATTATGACTGTGTATGATTATAAGCGTGGTGGAGCTGTATTTGATCCTAAAGGTATCAAGCTTTGGAAAAAGCCTGAAACGCCAAATGCTGAATGTATTGGCTGTGAAGCATGCGTGAAAATCTGCCCCACACACATTGATATTAGAAAAGGAATGCAGTTAGAGTGCATTAACTGCCTTGAATGCTCTGATGCTTGCACGCGTGTAATGGGAAAACTTGGTAAAGAAACGCTGATTTCTTGGACAAGCCCGCAAAGTATTGAAGAACGCCAAAAAGTGCGTTATGTGCGCTTTAAAACCATTGCTTATGTGGTTGCGCTTGGAATCGTTTTTGCAGGACTTTTGGCAATGAGCTCTACAAAAGAGAATATGCTCTTAAATATTAATCGTGGCGAGCTATCAATCCGTGATAATAATATTGTAGAAAACTCTTATATCTTTTTATTTCAAAACACAAGCAATGAAGATTATAAATTCTATTTTGAAGTTGAAAATAACGATGCAATTAAGATTAAACGCCCTAGCAAGCCTTTCTTAATCAAAGCTGGTGAGAAACAAAAACAGCCTGTTACACTCTATACAGACAAAAATCTCGCACAAGATGCGCAAAAAAACACGCATATTCAACTTCAAATCAAAGCCTACGCGCTAGATAGCAAAGAACCTATTGAAGTGCATAGAAAAAGCGTATTTATCTATCCACCCAGCAAAGTGATTAATAGATAA
- the kdsB gene encoding 3-deoxy-manno-octulosonate cytidylyltransferase, with protein MIIIPARLKSTRFPNKVLAQINGIPMVVRTAMLAQKVDDAVVACDDSSIVDICAQYKIPSVLTSNAHESGTDRIAECARILKLRSSEIVINLQADEPFLEIEVIQALKHLMHNTKTPFMGSCAKIITQEEAQDPNLVKVVLNANNEAIYFSRAKIPYNRDNLDSVIYYGHLGLYAFSAESLQEFCTLPKSTLESVEKLEQLRALENGKTIAMAKVESKSFGIDTQEDLERALKTYLN; from the coding sequence ATGATTATTATTCCAGCAAGACTTAAATCTACGCGTTTTCCTAACAAGGTCTTAGCGCAAATTAATGGAATCCCTATGGTTGTTCGCACCGCGATGCTCGCTCAAAAAGTTGATGATGCTGTGGTAGCTTGTGATGATTCTAGTATTGTTGATATTTGCGCACAATACAAGATTCCTTCTGTCTTAACAAGCAATGCACACGAAAGTGGCACAGATAGAATCGCTGAATGTGCGCGTATTCTGAAGCTTAGAAGCTCTGAAATTGTGATAAATTTACAAGCTGATGAGCCTTTTTTAGAAATTGAAGTGATACAAGCCCTAAAACACTTAATGCATAACACTAAAACCCCATTTATGGGAAGTTGCGCAAAGATCATCACACAAGAAGAAGCACAAGATCCCAATCTTGTCAAAGTTGTGCTAAATGCAAATAACGAAGCGATTTATTTTTCACGCGCTAAAATTCCCTACAATAGAGACAATTTGGATTCCGTGATTTACTATGGGCATTTAGGGCTTTACGCTTTTAGTGCAGAGAGTTTGCAAGAGTTTTGCACCTTGCCAAAATCCACTTTAGAATCTGTTGAAAAGCTAGAACAACTCCGCGCATTAGAAAATGGTAAAACCATCGCAATGGCAAAGGTAGAATCAAAATCTTTTGGTATTGATACCCAAGAAGATTTAGAACGCGCTTTAAAAACCTATCTTAATTAA
- a CDS encoding AI-2E family transporter yields the protein MRNSGIYFFLIAFVLTLLALFRLYAPFLMNLLIAFLLFIATQGIYCALLKRLKSQLLVSALMVLILITLCFVPIFYILLSLANIATNLDLGNFQNFLLDTQARLTLFSKDLILYLPDIIQNEMNTYLEQFHAINWGDILKQGLNLIAKASKNSISFVSDTLFILVFLFFFYYYGNTLGSYFLGLIPFNPTQTKSLYNEVSAVISVVFYSSIFSMILQGTLFGILMLFFGYNSYLLAVFYGFASLVPVVGGSLVWLPIVGYELYLGNYTNAIVIALYSIIIIATLADNGIKPFIIAFINRVLIKTPVQINEMLIFFAIIAGLTSFGFWGIVLGPAITALFIALLRIYQTLLNSNKD from the coding sequence ATGCGTAATAGTGGAATCTATTTTTTTCTTATCGCCTTTGTGCTAACTCTTTTAGCACTCTTTAGGCTTTATGCGCCTTTTTTAATGAATCTTTTAATTGCATTTTTACTCTTTATTGCTACACAAGGTATTTATTGTGCATTGTTAAAACGCCTAAAATCCCAACTTCTTGTTTCTGCGCTGATGGTTTTGATACTTATCACGCTCTGTTTTGTGCCGATTTTTTATATTTTACTAAGCCTTGCAAATATTGCAACAAACTTAGATTTAGGCAATTTTCAAAACTTCTTGCTAGATACACAAGCTCGCTTAACACTTTTTAGCAAAGATTTAATCTTATATTTGCCTGATATTATACAAAATGAAATGAATACCTATTTAGAGCAATTTCACGCAATAAACTGGGGAGATATTCTTAAGCAAGGACTAAATCTCATTGCCAAAGCTTCAAAAAATAGCATTTCTTTTGTTAGTGATACGCTATTTATCCTAGTTTTTCTTTTCTTTTTTTATTATTATGGAAATACTTTGGGGAGTTACTTTTTAGGACTAATTCCTTTTAATCCCACACAAACAAAATCTCTTTACAATGAAGTGAGTGCTGTTATTAGCGTGGTGTTTTATTCCTCTATTTTTTCAATGATTTTACAAGGCACGCTTTTTGGAATCCTAATGCTTTTTTTTGGCTACAATTCCTATTTACTTGCTGTTTTTTATGGCTTTGCTTCCCTTGTTCCAGTTGTTGGCGGCTCTCTTGTGTGGCTTCCTATTGTCGGGTATGAACTTTATCTTGGTAATTACACAAATGCTATTGTTATTGCACTCTACTCTATTATTATCATTGCAACCCTTGCTGATAATGGCATAAAACCCTTTATCATTGCTTTTATTAACCGCGTGTTAATTAAAACCCCTGTGCAAATTAATGAAATGCTAATATTCTTTGCCATCATTGCTGGTCTTACAAGCTTTGGATTTTGGGGAATTGTGCTTGGACCTGCAATTACTGCACTATTTATTGCATTACTTAGGATTTACCAAACACTTCTAAACTCAAACAAGGATTAA
- the alaS gene encoding alanine--tRNA ligase, whose product MKTKDIRALYLEFFKSKGHQVYESMPLVPDDASLLFTNAGMVQFKDIFTGKIPTPKQRRATSAQLCIRAGGKHNDLENVGYTARHHTLFEMLGNFSFGDYFKKDAIAYAWEFVTEVLGFDKSVLYVTIHESDDEAFELWCKHIDSSRIKRMGDKDNFWQMGDTGPCGPCSEIFVDQGAEFFNGEEDYFGGDGDRFLEIWNLVFMQYERSADGSLKPLPKPSIDTGMGLERVAALLEGKRSNFDSSIFMPLIHKVESLSKQTYVYESGASFRVIADHARAVAFLLAQGVNFDKEGRGYVLRRILRRAVRHGYLLGLRKAFLYEVVGVVCDTMGGHYGYLKERKNAVQEQCKAEEERFFETIESGMALFNKEIQTLKAKTNTKAFGLNNDNAEAVEMRNCGFQGGDEGSYLEGNDRASNAESAIHRSNATRFSGEVAFKLYDTYGFPLDLTQDMLRELGLDVDMQSFEKCMQEQKDRSKAHWKGSGDSAKDGDFNALLSEFGENAFVGYENVSVESKILALLDSSFKRVESLGAGQEGWVMLESTPFYPESGGPVGDKGFLLGHSVLSDKSGGASYCSLQRTLSVSHSQDLHNPDFSSQSLECQDSHKVDSSSPQNIVAKVLDTQKYFGLNLSKVVATSMLKAGDLVKAQVDSSRFEIAKHHSATHLLHYALRQILGSHIAQAGSLVETNRLRFDFSHPKALNTDELEQIEALVNSKIAESSPQVCETMGITEAKAKGAMALFGEKYGENVRVISFGDSIELCGGIHIQNTAEIGSFYIVRESSVSSGVRRIEAVCGKAAYHYGKNALESIKQAKEALKAQDIIQGIFKLKEQIKELKEKASKSSTGAKTLESKMLNGVKLIALKLENTDTKEAKELVDNAKNENEKVAILLITESSGKVTITAGVKGVESKLKAGAWVKQVAQILGGNGGGRDDFATAGGKITDSNKIKEALGLAEKVFQDIFN is encoded by the coding sequence ATGAAAACAAAAGATATAAGGGCTTTGTATTTAGAATTTTTTAAATCTAAGGGGCATCAAGTGTATGAGTCTATGCCTTTAGTGCCAGATGATGCGAGCTTGCTTTTTACTAATGCAGGAATGGTGCAATTTAAGGATATTTTCACAGGTAAGATTCCAACACCTAAGCAAAGGCGTGCTACAAGCGCGCAACTTTGTATCCGCGCAGGTGGAAAGCATAATGATTTAGAAAATGTCGGCTACACCGCACGCCATCACACACTTTTTGAAATGCTTGGTAACTTTAGCTTTGGCGATTATTTTAAAAAAGATGCGATTGCGTATGCGTGGGAGTTTGTTACAGAAGTTTTAGGCTTTGATAAATCGGTGCTGTATGTAACAATCCATGAAAGTGATGATGAAGCTTTTGAACTATGGTGCAAACATATAGACTCTAGTCGTATTAAAAGAATGGGTGATAAGGATAACTTCTGGCAAATGGGCGATACAGGTCCTTGTGGTCCTTGTAGTGAAATTTTTGTGGATCAAGGAGCGGAATTTTTTAATGGTGAAGAAGACTATTTTGGCGGAGATGGGGATAGATTTTTAGAAATATGGAATCTTGTGTTTATGCAGTATGAAAGAAGTGCCGATGGGAGCTTAAAACCTTTACCTAAGCCTAGTATCGATACAGGAATGGGGCTAGAGCGAGTAGCTGCACTTTTGGAGGGCAAACGCTCTAATTTTGACTCTAGCATTTTTATGCCTTTAATCCACAAGGTAGAATCCTTAAGCAAACAAACTTATGTCTATGAAAGTGGTGCGAGCTTTCGTGTAATTGCCGATCACGCGCGCGCTGTGGCGTTTCTACTCGCACAAGGGGTAAATTTTGACAAAGAAGGCAGAGGCTATGTCTTGCGTAGAATCTTGCGAAGAGCGGTAAGGCACGGCTATTTGCTAGGCTTAAGAAAGGCGTTTTTATATGAAGTAGTAGGCGTTGTGTGTGATACTATGGGGGGGCATTATGGCTATTTAAAAGAGCGTAAAAATGCTGTGCAAGAACAATGCAAGGCGGAAGAAGAAAGGTTTTTTGAGACGATAGAAAGCGGAATGGCGTTGTTTAATAAAGAGATTCAAACGCTAAAAGCAAAAACTAACACAAAGGCTTTTGGATTAAATAATGATAACGCGGAAGCAGTTGAGATGAGAAATTGCGGTTTTCAAGGCGGAGACGAAGGGAGTTACCTAGAGGGTAATGACCGAGCATCCAATGCAGAATCCGCGATTCATCGCTCAAATGCAACGCGTTTTAGTGGCGAGGTAGCCTTTAAGCTCTATGATACCTATGGCTTCCCGCTTGATTTAACGCAAGATATGTTGCGTGAGCTTGGCTTAGATGTGGATATGCAGAGCTTTGAAAAATGTATGCAAGAACAAAAAGATAGAAGCAAAGCACATTGGAAAGGAAGCGGTGATAGCGCCAAAGATGGCGATTTTAACGCACTTTTGAGTGAATTTGGGGAAAATGCGTTTGTGGGCTATGAAAATGTTAGCGTAGAATCTAAGATTCTAGCCCTTTTGGATTCTAGCTTTAAAAGAGTGGAATCTTTAGGAGCGGGGCAAGAGGGCTGGGTGATGTTAGAATCTACGCCGTTTTATCCAGAGTCAGGGGGACCGGTAGGGGATAAAGGTTTTTTATTAGGGCATTCAGTATTGAGCGATAAATCAGGGGGTGCTTCGTATTGCTCACTGCAACGCACGCTTAGTGTGTCTCATTCGCAAGACTTACACAACCCTGATTTCTCATCTCAATCCTTAGAATGCCAAGACTCTCACAAAGTGGATTCTAGTAGTCCGCAAAATATAGTCGCTAAAGTTTTAGATACCCAAAAATACTTTGGGCTAAACCTTTCCAAAGTCGTTGCTACAAGTATGCTAAAGGCGGGGGATTTGGTAAAAGCACAAGTAGATTCTAGTCGCTTTGAAATTGCCAAGCACCACTCCGCCACGCATTTGCTGCATTATGCACTAAGACAGATTCTAGGTAGCCATATTGCCCAAGCTGGAAGCCTTGTAGAGACAAATCGTTTGCGTTTTGATTTTAGCCATCCAAAGGCGTTAAACACAGATGAGCTAGAGCAAATAGAAGCCTTAGTTAATAGCAAAATTGCAGAATCCTCCCCGCAAGTGTGCGAAACTATGGGGATTACAGAAGCTAAAGCAAAAGGGGCTATGGCACTTTTTGGCGAAAAGTATGGGGAGAATGTGCGGGTTATTAGCTTTGGAGATTCTATTGAGCTATGTGGAGGGATTCACATACAAAATACTGCGGAGATTGGGAGCTTTTATATTGTGCGTGAAAGTAGCGTGAGTAGCGGAGTTAGGCGCATTGAAGCAGTGTGTGGAAAAGCAGCGTATCACTATGGAAAAAATGCGCTAGAGTCCATAAAACAGGCAAAAGAAGCCCTTAAAGCACAAGATATAATACAAGGAATCTTTAAGCTAAAAGAGCAGATAAAAGAGCTTAAAGAAAAGGCTAGCAAGAGTAGCACGGGTGCAAAAACATTGGAATCTAAAATGCTAAATGGCGTCAAGCTTATAGCCTTAAAGCTAGAAAATACCGATACAAAAGAAGCTAAAGAGCTTGTAGATAACGCAAAAAATGAAAATGAAAAAGTTGCAATTCTACTTATCACAGAATCTAGTGGCAAAGTTACAATTACTGCTGGAGTAAAAGGTGTAGAATCCAAACTCAAAGCTGGAGCTTGGGTAAAACAAGTCGCACAAATTCTTGGCGGTAATGGCGGGGGCAGAGATGACTTTGCCACTGCTGGAGGCAAGATTACAGATTCTAACAAGATAAAAGAAGCTTTGGGGTTAGCAGAAAAGGTTTTTCAAGATATATTTAATTAA
- the rnhA gene encoding ribonuclease HI: MKCVTLFCDGSSLGNPGFGGWCGILRYKESEKVLSGGARVATNNQMELTALIMSLEALKEPCEVLVVCDSKYVLDGLSKWLPNWIAKNFKNVKNTELWQRYIKAAKPHKIKVEWVKGHSGHCENERCDKIAKEEALKFKNT, encoded by the coding sequence ATGAAGTGTGTTACTCTTTTTTGTGATGGTTCTTCTTTGGGAAATCCGGGTTTTGGTGGTTGGTGTGGAATCTTGCGCTATAAAGAGTCTGAAAAGGTCTTAAGCGGTGGTGCAAGAGTCGCTACAAATAACCAAATGGAATTAACGGCGTTAATTATGAGCTTAGAAGCTCTAAAAGAGCCTTGCGAAGTGCTTGTGGTGTGTGATTCTAAATATGTTTTAGATGGACTTAGCAAGTGGCTTCCAAACTGGATTGCTAAAAACTTTAAAAATGTCAAAAACACTGAACTTTGGCAACGCTACATCAAAGCTGCAAAGCCTCATAAAATCAAAGTAGAATGGGTCAAAGGGCATAGTGGGCATTGCGAAAATGAGCGGTGCGATAAGATTGCCAAAGAAGAAGCATTAAAATTCAAAAATACTTAA
- a CDS encoding NifS family cysteine desulfurase yields the protein MEKSNKRVYLDNNATTMLDPKAKEKMEVYFCEKYGNPNSLHSFGTETHPAIREAFESLYEGINARDEDDIIITSCATESNNWALKGVYFDILRFGEKNHIITTEVEHPAILATCRFLEDLGVNVTYLPIGENGTLSVADLEAAITDKTALVSIMWANNETGIIFPIEEIGAICKKYGILFHTDAVQAIGKIPVDVQKCNIDLLSFSAHKFHGPKGIGGLYIKKDVRLTPLFHGGEHMGGRRSGTLNVPYIVAMGEAMRQATLYLDFERNNVRRLRDKLEDALLGIKDTFVVGDRSLRVPNTILISIRGVEGEAMLWDLNKNGIACSTGSACASEDLEANPVMSAIGADKELAHTAVRISLSRFTSEEEIDYAIGVFKKSIERLRKISSSY from the coding sequence ATGGAGAAATCTAATAAAAGGGTGTATTTAGACAATAACGCCACAACAATGTTAGATCCAAAAGCAAAAGAGAAAATGGAAGTGTATTTTTGTGAAAAATATGGCAATCCCAACTCTTTGCATAGTTTTGGCACAGAAACACATCCAGCAATTAGAGAAGCCTTTGAGTCTCTTTATGAAGGTATTAATGCACGCGATGAAGATGATATTATTATCACTTCTTGTGCAACAGAGAGCAATAACTGGGCTTTAAAGGGCGTATATTTTGATATTTTGCGTTTTGGTGAGAAAAACCATATTATTACAACAGAAGTGGAACATCCAGCGATTCTTGCAACCTGTCGCTTCTTGGAAGATTTGGGAGTGAATGTTACATATCTACCCATTGGAGAGAATGGCACGCTAAGTGTTGCCGACCTTGAAGCAGCAATCACAGATAAAACCGCCCTTGTTAGTATAATGTGGGCAAATAATGAAACAGGGATCATTTTTCCTATTGAAGAAATCGGAGCAATCTGCAAAAAATATGGAATCCTTTTTCATACAGATGCCGTGCAAGCTATTGGTAAAATTCCCGTAGATGTGCAAAAGTGCAATATTGATTTATTAAGCTTTAGTGCGCATAAATTCCATGGACCAAAAGGAATTGGTGGTTTATACATTAAAAAAGATGTGAGACTCACTCCCCTATTCCACGGCGGCGAACATATGGGCGGACGCCGTAGCGGAACTTTAAATGTGCCTTATATTGTAGCAATGGGTGAAGCAATGCGTCAAGCAACACTCTATCTTGACTTTGAACGCAATAATGTTAGAAGATTACGCGATAAATTAGAAGACGCGCTTTTAGGGATTAAAGATACTTTTGTGGTAGGAGATCGCTCTTTAAGGGTGCCAAATACAATTTTAATTAGCATTCGCGGTGTTGAAGGTGAAGCAATGCTTTGGGATTTAAATAAAAATGGAATCGCTTGTTCAACAGGTAGCGCTTGTGCAAGTGAGGATTTAGAAGCAAATCCAGTAATGAGTGCTATTGGTGCAGATAAAGAATTGGCACACACGGCAGTTAGGATCTCACTTAGCCGCTTTACAAGTGAAGAAGAGATTGATTATGCAATTGGAGTTTTTAAGAAATCCATTGAACGCTTAAGAAAAATTTCAAGCAGTTATTAA
- a CDS encoding TFIIB-type zinc ribbon-containing protein — translation MQCPVCVGVDLVMSERSGVEIDYCPKCRGVWLDRGELDKIIERSNNQGEQRQNYQQAPQPNYQNTQHHPQDYRHHKDYKYKKRESFFSELFDF, via the coding sequence ATGCAATGCCCTGTCTGTGTCGGTGTAGATTTAGTAATGAGTGAGCGAAGTGGCGTTGAGATTGATTATTGCCCAAAATGTCGCGGCGTCTGGCTTGATCGTGGAGAGTTAGATAAAATTATTGAGCGTTCCAATAATCAAGGAGAGCAAAGGCAAAATTATCAGCAAGCCCCACAACCAAACTACCAAAACACACAGCACCACCCCCAAGATTACCGCCATCATAAAGATTATAAATACAAAAAGCGCGAAAGTTTCTTTAGCGAACTCTTTGATTTTTAG